Proteins found in one Lonchura striata isolate bLonStr1 chromosome 25, bLonStr1.mat, whole genome shotgun sequence genomic segment:
- the RPRML gene encoding reprimo-like protein — protein MNGSFFNQTLLEQAADPNRTQGLGMLMACCNGTSTVLATDGSSLVLAPDERSLFIMRVVQIAVLCVLSLTVMFGIFFLGCNLLIKSESMINFLVKDRRPSKDVGAAIMGLY, from the coding sequence ATGAATGGATCCTTTTTCAACCAGActctcctggagcaggcagctgACCCCAACAGGACTCAGGGCTTGGGGATGCTCATGGCCTGCTGCAATGGGACCAGCACAGTGCTGGCGACTGATGGAAGCTCCTTGGTCCTGGCACCTGATGAGAGGAGCCTTTTCATCATGAGGGTGGTGCAGATTGCTGTCCTCTGTGTCCTCTCCTTGACTGTAATGTTTGGCATCTTCTTTTTGGGCTGCAACTTGCTCATCAAGTCGGAGAGCATGATTAACTTTCTGGTGAAAGACCGAAGACCTTCTAAGGACGTGGGCGCTGCAATAATGGGACTTTACTGA